TTATTCTGTCACGTATGGCACGTGCAAGACGCAACTCATACGCAAATGGTGGTTGAACCACTAGCTTCTTGTCACCTCTGTAAGGTGTTGCCGTGAAAAATACAACCAAAGAATGACCACGAAATTTAGCGATGATCCTTTTCCACGTCCTGGCCGGGTGGTGATGTGCCTCATCGACGATCACAAGTTTGAACATGTCATTTGGTAGACATGCTTCCCATGTTTCCTCTTTGAGAAACTTTTGGGCATTGGCAATAATGACCTCGTTTCCTTTCAAGTAGTAAGGACTGTTCAACTCAGCTGCACTCTCTATCTTCTTTCCTTCTGGTAGCGCTCGCAGCGCTTGTTCCTCATTGACAATCCCATAACGCAAGAAAAAGTTCTTTTGTGATCCAGGCAGGTGAGATCTCAGCATCTGCTCTTGAAGATGATCGCTAATATTCAGATTGGGTGAAATTATAAGTACTGGTTTGTCGAAGGAATGACGTGGGCGTCCAATAGGAAAGTTACCAGGCACATATTGCAGTCCTTCTGTTCCTAGAAAGTATGGAAGACAACATATAATGCCCGTCTTTCCACTACCCGTGGGCATCCACACCAATGCAATTTGCCCGTCTTGACTATGGAAGTCGAACCAACGCCGAAGACTTTCAAGAGCTTCCAGTTGAATGGGCAAAAGCTTTCTCTGGCATTGGTTTACCATAGCATAGCTGTAGCGGTTGAATTTGGGAAGATCAGCAGGGAAATCATCCTCTTCCATCGGCTCGCCCATtttgtcaacctcgttcccagggtctctcatcttaccGCCCACTGGAGTGAAGGAGAACTAGTAAGGGTCAAGAGAAAGTTACTTGAAACAGCATGACGTGTACACCTCTCTATACCACTACACTTCTATTCAACACTATACACCCTAATACAGTACTTTAGACTCCTATACGATACTATAGAGCACTATACATCcctatacagtactatacaccGCTACTCACCACTATAGAGCCGTATAAAGCACTGTACACCCCTAAAAAGCACTGTAGACCCCTATATAGCCTTATACAACCCTATAAAGTACTATAGATCCCTATACAGCCCTATACACCCCTACACAGTTTTATACATCTCCACACAGCACTCTACACCCCTAATACAGCCCTTTAGCCCCTTATAATGCCCTATATAACCCTATACAGTACTGTACACCCCATATACACTCAGATATACCGCAATATAGCCCTATACATTGTACAATACTATAGAGCACTATACACCCCTATACAGCACTATACATCTCTCTACAGTGCTATTCTCCCCTATACAGTACTAGACAcaactatttaaacaatagagtgtttctgtcgaggaactatcggctgatagttgccccgcggaaatttgatgttcttaaaacaaatatttgcccgagaagcgaagcttcgagggcaaatatgctagttttaagaacatcaaatttccaaggggcaactatcagaccgatagttccgagacataaacactctattgtctttattgttcaccactaaattttcctGTAGCGCCATGCCTCAAAACTGAAAACGACAAgaatttatttatcaaaatttcTAACCGCTAGGGAGCGCTTAGGTGTTACGTATTTTCTGTTGTATCCTCTTCAGATGATATTACATCTATACATGTATAAACAATTTTATATGTCAACTGTTGACttctaaagaagaaaacttCTAAAGAGGAAACCTCGAATCTTGAAACTTCTGCGCCCGCTTGACGTTTTACAGTAAAGTAGTTTACTGCAGTTTTCAGCCTAAAAAATACTTCTCTTGCTCTCTTTTAACTAAAATCGACATGGGACGATAAATCTTTTCATCTTACCTAAAAAAAACTGTAGGAGAAAGCTCTTTGATGAGCCACTTGCAGTGAGCGGGCACTATCGTCTGATAGTCGCCCTAGGGCATTCTATTGACAGATAGTGCCCGCGCGAGATCGTACCACGTGAtcagttttgaccaatgacgacaaaggaaaatttagtggtgaactataagcAGCCTTAGACACAACTATACAGTACTATTCACTCCTATATGGTACAGTACTATACAGCTTTAttaaacaattagattatgagctcaAGATTTCCATCACATGATAGTTGACGAGGGCGCAGCCTGAGTCAACTATCGTGCGATAGAAATCTCtagctcataatctaattgttttagtacaaaTCTACTAGTCGTTCAAAAATTTAATCTAAATCCTCTTCACAGACACTTTGAAAACACAGAAAATCAGCCCCTAATGCACCCTACtgatgaaggattatccttcattgtcagtttgccttaaatgaTGTATTATCCTCAattttgatcactctgtcccaggactcgtggtaacaaataaaaagaaaaagagtaaaagcagcccctgaaGCCGGAACACCCACTTTGAAGGGACTGTTTTAATcgacttaaccactaaagatcaattgactagaaaatgtgccgattattcaCCAAAACTAATAAGACAGtatatata
This portion of the Montipora capricornis isolate CH-2021 chromosome 11, ASM3666992v2, whole genome shotgun sequence genome encodes:
- the LOC138024512 gene encoding uncharacterized protein, with the protein product MRDPGNEVDKMGEPMEEDDFPADLPKFNRYSYAMVNQCQRKLLPIQLEALESLRRWFDFHSQDGQIALVWMPTGSGKTGIICCLPYFLGTEGLQYVPGNFPIGRPRHSFDKPVLIISPNLNISDHLQEQMLRSHLPGSQKNFFLRYGIVNEEQALRALPEGKKIESAAELNSPYYLKGNEVIIANAQKFLKEETWEACLPNDMFKLVIVDEAHHHPARTWKRIIAKFRGHSLVVFFTATPYRGDKKLVVQPPFAYELRLARAIRDRIIRKTKFVEVTGQPRGVIKFRTEDPEDRQKCHIFLTILEKVREIQEAKDRETPLPNNIPHMAFAIAKDQVHANLVAEVWNASWKDAPVITYTSETKSDLPEKLLKIRTNQVRLVVVVDMLQEGFDHPPVSICAIMTNIGSPVKFVQFIGRGQRIVRDSQGNLESDTINAHIVTHQNFQQAENYDKFCKDELLFVND